A portion of the Anas platyrhynchos isolate ZD024472 breed Pekin duck chromosome 26, IASCAAS_PekinDuck_T2T, whole genome shotgun sequence genome contains these proteins:
- the LOC139999554 gene encoding feather beta keratin-like has product MKRGHCREHKSPISSIAVFCMQDELSGIHITCAKGTSGPGAVWTGIKACPTAGSIIHFSCLLLLGEQGELQVCLHPTAMSCYDLCRPCGPTPLANSCNEPCVRQCQDSRVVIQPSPVVVTLPGPILSSFPQNTAVGSTTSAAVGSILSEEGVPISSGGFGLSGFGGRYSGRRCLPC; this is encoded by the exons atgaaaaggggTCACTGCAGGGAACATAAGTCACCCATCTCTTCCATTGCGGTGTTTTGCATGCAAGATGAGCTTTCTGGTATACACATTACATGCGCAAAAGGCACCTCTGGGCCTGGGGCAGTCTGGACTGGTATAAAAGCCTGTCCAACAGCAGGCTCCATCATCcacttctcttgccttctcctCCTTGGCGAACAAGGTGAGCTGCAA GTGTGCCTCCATCCCACAGCCATGTCGTGCTACGATCTGTGCCGTCCCTGTGGGCCAACCCCACTTGCCAAcagctgcaacgagccctgTGTCCGGCAGTGCCAGGACTCCCGTGTGGTGATCCAGCCCTCTCCCGTGGTGGtgaccctgcccggccccatcctcagctccttcccccagaacacCGCTGTGGGATCCACCACCTCAGCTGCCGTTGGTAGCATCCTGAGTGAGGAGGGAGTGCCCATCTCCTCCGGGGGCTTTGGCCTCTCTGGCTTTGGTGGCCGCTACAGCGGCAGAAGGTGCCTGCCCTGCTAA